The region TAGACCGAGATGTGCAGCGGCGCGGCGGCGTCGGCCGCGCGGGCAGGCGCGGCGACGCCCGCGAGCAGGGCGGTGGCGGCGACCAGGGTCGCGAGGGAGCGCAGGATCATGGGCAGTTCCATAGGTGAGGGTGAAGGCTGGCGGTGGCGCGGACGCTTGGCGTTGCCAAGCGATGCGCCGGAACGCGTGGACGAGGCAGCCCGAAGGCGGGCGTCGCCGCGACTGCTGGTATCTTCGGGATACGTGGTAACGGTTGGAAACTATAGTCGGGATGAGGAAGATGGGGAAGAACGCACTGCCAAGTGAGTTGGTTACCGCCGGGAAACCGTCGCTGCTCGACGCGCCGCAGCCGGGCAACGTCTATGCCGCGGAATGTCCGACGCGGCTCGTGCTCGATCGCATCGCGGACAAATGGACCGTGTTGATCCTCGCGCTGCTCGTGCATCGTCCGCTGCGCTTCAATGCGCTGCTCAGGCAGGTCGAGGGGCTGTCGCAGAAGGTGTTGTCGCAGACGCTCAAGCGTCTCGAACGCGACGGGCTCCTGAGCCGCACCGTGCATGCGACGGTGCCGGTGTCGGTCGAATATGCGCTGACGCCGCTGGGCGCGACGCTCGCACGCGCGCTCGGCCCGTTGATCGCGTGGGCCGAGACGCATATCGACGCGGTGCTGGCCGCGCGCGAAGCCTACGATGAGCGTGCCATAGGCTGCACGACCGGTTGAGCGGCCGCTGCCGCGTGCGGACGCGGCGTTCCGTCAACGCTGTGGCGCGGCGCCCGGCACCGGTGCGTTCGCCTCGAATTTCGCGCGGTGGGTCGAGAAGAAAGTGCGGACGTTGCGCACGTTCGCGGCATGCGTGAACAGGCGTCGCGCGAGCGCGTCATAGGCGTCCATGTCGGGCAGTTCGGCGATCACGACGAAGTCGGGCCCCGGCGACACGCGATAGCACTGCGTGACGGCCGCCTCCGCGCAGATGTAGGTTTCGAACGCCGCGTGATCCTCGGCAGTCTGGCGATCGAGCGTGATCTCGATCAGCGCGGTCAGGGTGGGGCCGAACGCCGCCGCGTCGAGCAGCGCGATCTCGCGCACGATCACGCCCAGCTCGCGCAGGCGCCGTACGCGTCGCAGACAGGTGGGCGGCGACGCATGCGCGCGCTCGGCCAGTTCGAGGTTGGTCAGCGAAGCGTCGGCCTGCAGCAGACGGAGCAGGCGCAGGTCGAGGTCGTCGAGGGATACGGCGGGCACGGGCAGTCTCCATCCGGGAGCGGGACGCGGTGAAATAAAATTTCAGATTCATCGATACATGTCTCATTATTTCACCGAAGCAACAATTTCGAAATTAAATTCCATTTCAGCCATCTTAGTATCGCCGCCATGGGCTCGAAAGAGCGTTCCGGGGAGAAGACGGCATGTGTGGAATTGTTGGGGCGGTGGCGCAGCGGGACATCCTGCCGGTGCTGGTCGATGGCTTGAGGCGGCTCGAGTATCGCGGCTACGACTCGTGCGGGGTCGCGCTGCACCAGGCGGGGCGGCTCGTGCGCGCGCGCAGCGTCGACCGGGTCGCGCAATTGCGGCAGGCGATCGCGGACGGCGAGCTCGCGGGCTACACGGGCATCGCGCACACGCGCTGGGCCACGCACGGCCGGCCCGCGACGGAGAACGCGCATCCGCACGTCTCGCCCGACGACGCGCGGCCGCGCATCGCGCTGTCGCACAACGGCATCATCGAGAACCATGAAGCGCTGCGCGCGGAGCTGGAGGCGCAGGGCTATGTGTTCGCGAGCCAGACCGACAGCGAGGTGATCGCGCATCTGGTCGACAGCCTGTACAACGGCGACCTGTTCGACGCGGTGCGCGACGCGGTCGCCCGGCTGCGCGGCAGCTATGCGATCGCGGTGCTGTGCCGCGACGAGCCGCACCGTCTGGTCGGCGCGCGCGACGGCATGCCGCTCGTGGTCGGCGTGGGCGACGGCGAGCACTTCCTGGCGTCGGACGCGATCGCGCTCGCGAACGTCACCGATCGCATCGCCTACCTCGAGAACGGCGACGTGGTGGACGTGCAGCTGCACCGGCACTGGATCGTCGATGCGGCGGGGCGGCGGGTCGAACGCGAACTGCACACGGTGGCCGCGCACAGCGCCGCCGCCGATCTCGGCCTGTACCGCTGCTACATGCAGAAGGAGATTTTCGAGCAGCCGCGGGCCGTCGCCGACACTTTGCAGGAACTGACCTCGGTGATGCCCGAGTGGTTCGGCGACGGCGCGTGGCGCGTGTTCGACGGCATCGATTCGGTGCTGCTGCTCGCGTGCGGCGGCAGCTATCACGCGGCACTGACCGCGCGCTACTGGATCGAGAGCCTCGCGCGCCTGCCGGTGAATGTCGAGATCGCGAGCGAGTACCGCTATCGCGACGGCGTGCCGAATCCGCGCACGCTGGTGGTCGCGGTGTCGCAGAGCGGCGAGACCGCCGACGTGCTCGGCGCGCTGCAGAAGGCGCGCGAACTGGGCATGCCGCATACGCTCGCGATCTGCAACGTGGCGACGAGCGCGCTCGTGCGCGACTGCGCGCTGAACTTCATCACGCGTGCGGGCGTCGAGATCGGCGTCGCGTCGACCAAGGCGTTCACGACGCAGCTGGTGGCGCTGTTCCTGTTGGCGTTGGCGCTCGCGCAGGCCAAGGGGCGATTGAGCGACGAGGACGAGCACGCGCACCTGCGCGCGCTGCGTCATCTGCCCGATGCGATGAGCCGCGTGCTCGCGCTGGAGCCGCGCATCATGGCGTGGGCCGAGCAGCTGACGCGCCGCGAGAACATCCTGTTCGTCGGTCGCGGCATGCATTACCCGATCGCGCTCGAAGGCGCGCTGAAGATGAAGGAGATCTCGTATATCCACGCGGAGGCGTATGCGGCGGGCGAGCTCAAGCACGGGCCGCTCGCGCTCGTCAGCGACCAGATGCCGGTGGTGGCGGTCGCGCCGAACGACCGGCTGTTCGAGAAGCTGCGCTCGAACATGCACGAGGTCAGCGCGCGCAACGGCCGGCTGTTCGTGTTCGCGGACAGCGATTGCGGAATCGCCGCCGGCGAGGGCATCGAGGTGATCCGGATGGATGAGTACTACGGGCCGCTGTCGCCGATTCTGCATGCGCTGCCGATGCAACTGCTTGCGTTTCACGCAGCGTTGGCGCGCGGCACGGATATCGATAAGCCGAGGAATCTGGCGAAGTCGGTGACGGTGGAGTAGGGAGATGTCGAGGCCGGGTCGGGATGCGCGAAGTGTGTCCCGACAGGCAGGCTCGCGGCAATCGTCTCGGATAAATGTGAGGCCGGTTCATTTCACACGCAGCGCTATCGATCAAATATTAGAACGAGTATGGAAAATCGATAAAACTGCTTCAGGTCCGCGGATTTTCCTCCGCGCTCGGCTAGAATCCCGCGGTCATGCGCTTTCACGGCGATCGCGTTTCCTCATGCCACCTTGCCCTTGCGATGATCGAGGGTGTCGGCAAGAGCCGGCTGGTTGGCGATAAGGCGTGGAAAATATATCGGAATTTTAGGATTCCGGATGAATAAATTCGAGATATGACGCCGAGCGGCGGCCGTTGAATGACGGTCGCCTTGTCCATCCATCGTTCCGGGGCGGAAATGGAGCGCACCTCACACATGCGTTCCGTTTACCGATGAGACCATGCCGACACCGTCGTTCACACCCGCGTCTTCCTCGAATCCGTTGGAAGGGCTGTCCTCGATGTTCGCGAATTTCGACCAGTTGTGGTCGATCTTCAGTCAATCGCAGCGGCAGTTGCAGGTGCAGCTGGCCCCGAGCGCGGGCCTGCCGGGCAACGTGATCCTCCCGCATGAGCTGGTCGGCAGCGAAGGGATTTGCGAGCCGCTGCATTACACGCTGCGCTGGCTGTCGACCGATGTGCGTTTGCCGCTCAAGGCCTTCAACGGCGTTCCCATTGCGTTCCGGGTCGGCGACTTCACGGGGGCGCGTCGAACCGTCAGCGCCATCGTCACGAGCGCGCATCAGCTGGCGTCGGACGGCGGGTTCGTCCTGAACGAGTTCGTCTGCCGGGATGCCTTGACGATACTCGAACACCGGACGACGTGGCGCGTCTATCGCGCCGTGTCGATCATCGACATCACGCGCGACATCTTGTCCGCGCATCGTGACGGCAACGGCGTGCTCGGCAACGCGTTCGAATTCGACATGACGGGATTGACTTCGACCTATCCCGTCCGCGCCTTCACCATGCAGGCGGGCGAAAGCGATGCGGCCTTCCTGATGCGCCACTGGCGATTCGAGGGAATCTGCTGGTACTTCACCCACGATATCAAGGACGGATGGCCGGTTCATACGCTGCATCTGGTCGATAACGTTCATGCGTGGCGCGACAACCCGGCCGGGACGGTTCGCTTTCACCGCGCCGATGCGACCGAGCGGGACGATACGATCACGTCGTTTCAGGCCCATCGTCATCTCATGCCGGGCGCGGTGTTTTCCGCTTCACCTGACTATCGGGTGGCGGGTGTCCGGGAAGTCGGCGAAACCGGCATCCGGGATCAGGGCAAATACGGCAACGCGTTCGCCGTCACGCTGACGGACTATCGCTATGACTCGCCGCACGTCGCGGACGACCTCCGGCACTACGAACAGATCAACCGGCGGCGTCAGCAGGCGCACGAGCAGCGGACCAAGCATTTCACCGGGGAGGGCGTCGTGCGCGCGTTCAGCGGCGGCGCGGGCACGGTTTTCTCGCTGTCCGGCCATGCGGAAATGGATCAGCATCCGGCCGAGCAGCGGCGCCTCGTACTCACCCGCGTCGAAACGCGCGTGCGCAATCATCTGTTGACCGCTTCGCCGGGCAAGGGGCCATTGGCGCTCGATGCCGACAGCGCCGACTATCTGAACCGCTTCGAGTGCGTTCGCGCGGATATCCCGATCGTCCCGGCTTTCGATCCGTCCGCCGTGCCGTCCGTCGGCCCGATGAGCGCGCGCGTCGTCGGCGGACAGGGGCTGGAGATCGACGTGGACGCGGACGGCCGCATCGCGGTCCGGTTTCCCTTCGCGCGAAGCGACGAGCATCCGCGCGCGGGCGCGAGCGGAACGCCGCGCGATTCCGCGCGCATCCGCTACGCGCTGCCGTGGGCGGACAACCGGGCAGGTACGGCGCTGTGGCCGCGGGTCGGAAGCGAGGTGCTGGTCGTATTTCAGCAGAACGATCCCGACAAACCCATCGCGATTGCGACGATGCACGATGCGCATCATGCGCCCGCGCAATTTTCCGGCGCGGGCAGCTTGCCCGCCAACGCCGCGTTGTACGGCATTCGTTCGAAGGAGGTGGGAGGGACGGGCTATGGCGAGTTGCTGTTCGACGATACGTCGCGCGAGATCAAGACGAAGCTCTCGTCCGAGCACGGCAAGACGCAATTGAATCAAGGGTGGATCGGCCATCCACGCGAGGACGGCCTGTCCGAACCGCGCGGCGAGGGGTTCGAGCTGCGATCCGATTTGCCGGGGGCCATTCGCGCATCGCAATTGCTGATTTCCACCGATGCCCGGCCGAATGCGAAGGGCGCGGTGCTGGATCGACAGGAACTGATCGGGCAGCTCGAAGCGGCGCTCGCGATCGCGAAGCAGCTTGCCGACCTGTCGTCCGTGCATGAAGCGGACGGCACGGATACCGCGCCGCAGGAAAAGCTCGTCGAGCGGATCAAGCAATGGGACGGCGGCAGCCAGGACGGCGCGGCCATCGCGCTGTCCGCGCCGGACGGCATCGCGCTGTCGAGCCCGCAGGGCGTCATGGCGTCGGCTGGAACCCACGTCGACGTGGTCGCGGTTCAGGACGTCAACGTCAGTACGGGCCGCCGGATACTCATGCGCGCGGCGCAAGGGCTGTCGGCATTCGCGAAGGCGGGCATGAAGCTCATCGCGGGCACCGGGGATGTCGTCGTGCAGGCACAGCAGGGCCGCGCGGAAATCGGCGCATCCGAACGCATGCATCTCTATTCGCTGAAGGAGCTGGTGATCGAGGCGCCGAGCATCGTGTTCCGCTCGAACGGCGTCACGCAGTCGTTTGCCGACGGTGAGGTGCTGACTTCATCGAGCGGCGCGCACACGATCCAATCGTCGGGATTCAGCCATGTGCGTGGAGGGGGCGGCACTCCCGATCTGCCGCATATGCCGGCGTCGACGATGCGAACGGACGAGCAATTCGCCGTGGCCTCGCGCAATGGGAACGCTTATCCGCCATTCCGGCATGAGGTGATCGACGAGACCCGGGACACGCGCGATGCGGGCGCGCTGGCAACGGACGGAACCAATCGGAACGTCGTGCAGGACGCGCAGATTCGCCCGCTTACCTTCATTCCGAAACCCTGATGGCCGATTCCCTATGACGACTTCCTCCGCTGATACCTGTGCAACCCGGCCGGTGCATGAAAAGGCTCGCCGCCGGGTTCCGCTGCAGTTCGACGAGAACGGGCATCCGTATTTCGGGAGCGTGGCGAGTCCCGAGAGCTTCAGGATGCGGGCATTGTGCGTGATGCCGCCGCGACATGTGATTCCGGTCATCTTCGTGCCGGGCATCATGGGGAGCAATCTGAAAGCCAACGAGATGGCCAAGAGGCCTGGGATACCAGCGTGGAGACCGCCCAATGGAATCATCGATGGCTTGATCGAAGTGGGACGCAGGATCAGGCAAAGTCCGAAGGACCGGCAGATCCAGATGACGCCGGAAGAGGTCGAGGTGGACCGTAGCGGCGACATTCATGTGCCTCGGAACCTCTACACGCTGACGAAAAGCGAAGCGGAACGTCGCGGATGGGGGGAGATTCATCTCGGCAGTTACGGCACGGTCCTGGCCGAACTGGAAATAGCGCTGAACGAGCAATATGCCGATGCAGGAACGAAGGATTGCAAGCCGTTACCCGTTTGGGAGATTGCGTGGACGCTGAAACGCAGGAGCGGCTCTGCGTCGGACGAGATGGTCGATGTGGTGGACCAGGATTGGCGGCCGGTGAACACCGATGTGCCGCCCTTGAGCGAGCAGGAGTTCAATCGGCTGGACGACTATTTTTATCCGGTATGGGCATGCGGCTATAACTGGCTCGAAAGCAGCGAGCTGTCGTCCGACCGGCTGATCGCCCGTATTCAAGAGGCGATCGATTGGTATAAGAAGGATAGCTATTGGATTTCGATCGACAAGGTCATCGTCGTCACTCATTCGATGGGTGGGATGGTCGCAAGGCGCGCGGTGCAGAAGGCGCCCGACAGAATTCTGGGCGTCGTACACGGGGTGCAGCCCGTCGGCGGCGCTCCCGTGGTCTATCGACGTCTGCGCTCGGGGACGGAAGTGAATGGCTGGTCTGATATAGGTGGGGCTGCGGCAGCTGTTGTGATGGGGTGGAGCGCCGCCGATGTCACATGCGTAATGGCGAATTCCCCGGGCCCGCTGGAACTGCTGCCGACGAAGCATCATCCCCCCGGCTGGCTTCGCTTCGAGCAGCGGAGGAACGGGAAAACACGGGAGCTGATGCCGCCGATGCCGATCTCCGATCCGTATGCGGAGATCTATGCGAAGCGAGTGCAGGATGTGTGGTGGGGAATGATCGATGAGACGTTGATTGACCCTGCGAATCTTGCCCAAAAAAACAATACAAATCCTTCCGCGATGTACGGAGCCGCCCTTAAAAAGGCGCGGCTCTTTCATGATCGAATCAAGCTTGATTGTCATCCCGTCACATTCGCGCACTATGGCAGCGATCCGGGACAGGTGTCGTTTGGTCGTGTGGTGTGGACGACTTCGGATGAAGTGGGGGCTGAAGCGGAATCAGGATTGAGCGATGCGCAGACGCAGTCGTTCACGCGGCTCGGTCGTGCAGTGCTCGCCTTTGGTGAGCAGAAAGTAAGCATGAAATTGGAAAATAACGAAAGCCTGGCTACGCATGGCGCAGTCCACGCGGGGGACGGGACTGTCGCTCTCGAATCCGGGGCATTGATTGCAGATGCCACACCGACACCCAAAGTATTCGGCATGATCGGATTCGATCACTCGGGTAGTTACAGAAATAAAAATGTACTCAGCAATGTAATTTATTGCATCGCTAAGATCGTGCAATTGGCTCCGGTTGTGGGTAAGCCTTCATCAAGCGAGGATTGATGTGTTCATTCGATCGATTGTTCAGATGCTTTGCACCTGCTTTTTATTGTCGGTATGTCATGCGGGAGAGCCAGTGATGAGTGAAACAAAAACCTATTGTTTCGGACGCTATTTGGCGGATATCCCGGTTGGCGCTCAGGTGAACGGCTACGCTTCGAGGTATAAGTATGGATATATAAAATCGTCTTCGTTGTCTAGAGTGGAATTCGATGAATACGTCGGGAAGCGTGAGGCGGTGATCAGATCGGGAAAGCAAAAGGATGGATATTCGCTGAAGGGAGGTGGGCGGATAAGTGAGTCAATCTGGATTTTCGAACTGGAAAATCAATTGCTGACTGGCCTGTCGGTCGGGTTTGAGGCCCATCGATGGGATGGCGGACGTGCGTTCGAAATGACTCAAGTGGGCACGATGTCGGATAAATATGACGAAGTCTTGTCCACAATGAAAACGAGCGTGCTGCCGAATCTCCACGCGCGTGATGCCGACGATATACCTTCGCAGCCGGGGTTTTGTCTCAAGGATGGATTCATCGACGACGACGGCACGACCGAGCAATACGAAGACTCGGGGATGAGCTTCAAGTTTCCACAATGGCCGGGCATCCTCATCACGGTGAGCGCGAGCACCACGACCAAAGCCGGCGAAAAGACCCTGCTCCAGCGTGTCGGCAGCGCCTGGTTGCCCACCAACTTCATCCTGGTCAAGACGCTGCGCCGTGGCAAGCGTACGGTGAACGGCCGCGATGGCGAAGAGATCCTGTGGTCGTTCCCGACCAATCATGGATTCCGTTCGCATCAGTTCCAATGGGAGGCGCAAGGCACGCTGAGCCAACCGCTCAATGCCGATTTGACCGTGGAATTCGAGAGCGGACTGCAAGCGAAAGGTGGAGAGTGGCAGCGCCCGAACCTGAGCGACGAAGAAGCCATCGCGATATTCGACGCGGTGGTGAAATCGATCCGTCTGCGCCCGACCAGCGATGCGAAGGCATCGCGCGCCGCACCGCCTCCGACCATGCCGTTGGGCACGCTCGTGCAAACAGGTTCGGCGTGTCCTCAAACCGGTTGGTGGACGTGTCCCGAAGCAAACGGCAACGAACTCGCCGGAGGCGGGCGGCGGTATTTTGTCGCAGGATCGCCGATGCCGGTCGCGACGATCCTGCGCGGCCGGACCCTGGCCGACCGGTTGTTCGGAAAGCCGGCCCGATACGACGTGCCGACGACGTGGCGACTCGTGGGATCCGATCCGGCGAACGACGCGGACACGACGCCTGCGTCGATGATACGAACGGATGAGTAATTCGCCGTGGCCTCGCGCAATGGGAACGCCTATCCGCCATTCCGGCATGAGGTGATCGACGAGACCCGGGACACGCGCGATGCGGGCGCGCTGGCAACGGACGGAACCAATCGGAACGTCGTGCAGGACGCGCAGATTCGCCCGCTTACCTTCATTCCGAAACCTTGATGGCCGATTCCCTATGACGACTTCCTCCGCTGATACCTGTGCAACCCGGCCGGTGCATGAAAAGGCCCGCCGCCGGGTCCCGCTGCAGTTCGACGAGAACGGGCATCCGTATTTCGGGAGCGTGGCGAGTCCCGAGAGCTTCAGGATGCGGGCGTTGTGCGTGATGCCGCCGCGT is a window of Burkholderia sp. FERM BP-3421 DNA encoding:
- a CDS encoding type VI secretion system Vgr family protein, producing the protein MPTPSFTPASSSNPLEGLSSMFANFDQLWSIFSQSQRQLQVQLAPSAGLPGNVILPHELVGSEGICEPLHYTLRWLSTDVRLPLKAFNGVPIAFRVGDFTGARRTVSAIVTSAHQLASDGGFVLNEFVCRDALTILEHRTTWRVYRAVSIIDITRDILSAHRDGNGVLGNAFEFDMTGLTSTYPVRAFTMQAGESDAAFLMRHWRFEGICWYFTHDIKDGWPVHTLHLVDNVHAWRDNPAGTVRFHRADATERDDTITSFQAHRHLMPGAVFSASPDYRVAGVREVGETGIRDQGKYGNAFAVTLTDYRYDSPHVADDLRHYEQINRRRQQAHEQRTKHFTGEGVVRAFSGGAGTVFSLSGHAEMDQHPAEQRRLVLTRVETRVRNHLLTASPGKGPLALDADSADYLNRFECVRADIPIVPAFDPSAVPSVGPMSARVVGGQGLEIDVDADGRIAVRFPFARSDEHPRAGASGTPRDSARIRYALPWADNRAGTALWPRVGSEVLVVFQQNDPDKPIAIATMHDAHHAPAQFSGAGSLPANAALYGIRSKEVGGTGYGELLFDDTSREIKTKLSSEHGKTQLNQGWIGHPREDGLSEPRGEGFELRSDLPGAIRASQLLISTDARPNAKGAVLDRQELIGQLEAALAIAKQLADLSSVHEADGTDTAPQEKLVERIKQWDGGSQDGAAIALSAPDGIALSSPQGVMASAGTHVDVVAVQDVNVSTGRRILMRAAQGLSAFAKAGMKLIAGTGDVVVQAQQGRAEIGASERMHLYSLKELVIEAPSIVFRSNGVTQSFADGEVLTSSSGAHTIQSSGFSHVRGGGGTPDLPHMPASTMRTDEQFAVASRNGNAYPPFRHEVIDETRDTRDAGALATDGTNRNVVQDAQIRPLTFIPKP
- a CDS encoding T6SS immunity protein Tli4 family protein, which translates into the protein MSETKTYCFGRYLADIPVGAQVNGYASRYKYGYIKSSSLSRVEFDEYVGKREAVIRSGKQKDGYSLKGGGRISESIWIFELENQLLTGLSVGFEAHRWDGGRAFEMTQVGTMSDKYDEVLSTMKTSVLPNLHARDADDIPSQPGFCLKDGFIDDDGTTEQYEDSGMSFKFPQWPGILITVSASTTTKAGEKTLLQRVGSAWLPTNFILVKTLRRGKRTVNGRDGEEILWSFPTNHGFRSHQFQWEAQGTLSQPLNADLTVEFESGLQAKGGEWQRPNLSDEEAIAIFDAVVKSIRLRPTSDAKASRAAPPPTMPLGTLVQTGSACPQTGWWTCPEANGNELAGGGRRYFVAGSPMPVATILRGRTLADRLFGKPARYDVPTTWRLVGSDPANDADTTPASMIRTDE
- a CDS encoding winged helix-turn-helix transcriptional regulator, whose amino-acid sequence is MRKMGKNALPSELVTAGKPSLLDAPQPGNVYAAECPTRLVLDRIADKWTVLILALLVHRPLRFNALLRQVEGLSQKVLSQTLKRLERDGLLSRTVHATVPVSVEYALTPLGATLARALGPLIAWAETHIDAVLAAREAYDERAIGCTTG
- a CDS encoding Lrp/AsnC family transcriptional regulator, which encodes MPAVSLDDLDLRLLRLLQADASLTNLELAERAHASPPTCLRRVRRLRELGVIVREIALLDAAAFGPTLTALIEITLDRQTAEDHAAFETYICAEAAVTQCYRVSPGPDFVVIAELPDMDAYDALARRLFTHAANVRNVRTFFSTHRAKFEANAPVPGAAPQR
- the glmS gene encoding glutamine--fructose-6-phosphate transaminase (isomerizing) → MCGIVGAVAQRDILPVLVDGLRRLEYRGYDSCGVALHQAGRLVRARSVDRVAQLRQAIADGELAGYTGIAHTRWATHGRPATENAHPHVSPDDARPRIALSHNGIIENHEALRAELEAQGYVFASQTDSEVIAHLVDSLYNGDLFDAVRDAVARLRGSYAIAVLCRDEPHRLVGARDGMPLVVGVGDGEHFLASDAIALANVTDRIAYLENGDVVDVQLHRHWIVDAAGRRVERELHTVAAHSAAADLGLYRCYMQKEIFEQPRAVADTLQELTSVMPEWFGDGAWRVFDGIDSVLLLACGGSYHAALTARYWIESLARLPVNVEIASEYRYRDGVPNPRTLVVAVSQSGETADVLGALQKARELGMPHTLAICNVATSALVRDCALNFITRAGVEIGVASTKAFTTQLVALFLLALALAQAKGRLSDEDEHAHLRALRHLPDAMSRVLALEPRIMAWAEQLTRRENILFVGRGMHYPIALEGALKMKEISYIHAEAYAAGELKHGPLALVSDQMPVVAVAPNDRLFEKLRSNMHEVSARNGRLFVFADSDCGIAAGEGIEVIRMDEYYGPLSPILHALPMQLLAFHAALARGTDIDKPRNLAKSVTVE
- a CDS encoding esterase/lipase family protein gives rise to the protein MTTSSADTCATRPVHEKARRRVPLQFDENGHPYFGSVASPESFRMRALCVMPPRHVIPVIFVPGIMGSNLKANEMAKRPGIPAWRPPNGIIDGLIEVGRRIRQSPKDRQIQMTPEEVEVDRSGDIHVPRNLYTLTKSEAERRGWGEIHLGSYGTVLAELEIALNEQYADAGTKDCKPLPVWEIAWTLKRRSGSASDEMVDVVDQDWRPVNTDVPPLSEQEFNRLDDYFYPVWACGYNWLESSELSSDRLIARIQEAIDWYKKDSYWISIDKVIVVTHSMGGMVARRAVQKAPDRILGVVHGVQPVGGAPVVYRRLRSGTEVNGWSDIGGAAAAVVMGWSAADVTCVMANSPGPLELLPTKHHPPGWLRFEQRRNGKTRELMPPMPISDPYAEIYAKRVQDVWWGMIDETLIDPANLAQKNNTNPSAMYGAALKKARLFHDRIKLDCHPVTFAHYGSDPGQVSFGRVVWTTSDEVGAEAESGLSDAQTQSFTRLGRAVLAFGEQKVSMKLENNESLATHGAVHAGDGTVALESGALIADATPTPKVFGMIGFDHSGSYRNKNVLSNVIYCIAKIVQLAPVVGKPSSSED